GTCCACgcttccctgctgcttgcctGGTGCTGGCCGGGGAGAGAGCGTGGTCGGAGTGGAAGTGTGTCAGTGTGAGGCTGTTCTCTCTGAACTGTTACCATGAAACTTGGCTGCTTCACTTTGATTAGCATGCCAGCTCTTCCACACTTCCGTGTGTGGTGCAGACCTGCCAATCTCCTGCAGTAAATCTACCCACTAGCTAGTGTCTGAAGATGCAAAACACCATATAAAGCTGAGGCTTCTTAACAGTAGCCTCATGTCAGGATACGTGTACACTAAAATTGATGCCTGTGATGGTATTAACCAGtcctcctccctccatccccctCTCTCTGTTTCAGTGCCATAAAGAACATGACCGACAGCAGCTTGTATTTCAAGAGCATTGACAGTCTGCTCAAACACGCCATAGCCATGAAGGATCAGCTGAACTCTGCTCAGGGCCGCAGGTAGCAAGGGATGTGCGACACTGACTTTCCATTACTGCTCTACCTGTTTATCCAAATGATCGCTCTGGCTGACAGAGGCTTTGGTGATGTAACACAGCCCAGTACAAATAAGCCAAGCAGCTATCTCAATAATGTGCAAGCAGCTATCTCAATAATGTGATTCTATGCTTATTTAAATAACGTACTGCTTGCCTTCCAGTGATTCTCTGGTTTTGTTTACCTTGGGAAGCAAATAATCTTGTTTACAAAAGGatatctgcaaaataatttatttcctcatttaaaaaggggtgtttgtttttgtaacGCATTAGATGTTTGTTATGTCAAAGGCGTTTGGAGTGTGGTGATGTCATTGAGATGGAGCAGGACAGAGGCTGCATTCGGTACTGTTCTTCCTGTGACTCTCTCCACAGAGCACCACATACACGACAGATCTGGAGAGATAAGTGGCACTGACAGATGTAGCAGAACGATGATGCATTTTCATATGTTTGCAATTGAGCTACAGctactaaaacattttttagcaGATGGTCTGAGTCTAGTGTGTTTGTCTCTCCTGATAGCTTTCTTGGTATTGGAGCCTGACTGTGTGGGAGTGAGAAATTTCCAACTGTCTATGCTCCTTGCTAACAATTTTGAATGTCCATCCCTGAAAAACCACCACAGCAAACCAGGTGCCTCTGTCTCTGCAGAATGACTCCGTTTTAGACATTTTTGGTGCTGGTTCCATATTTTCCTAATTCCTCGTGTGGCAGGGTCACACTCAGATCAGCCCAGCAGAGAATTCCTAGCAGTGTTAGCATGCAATGTGGCTGTGAAGACTGCTAGCTTGACACCCTCAGAGGCTGGCATATGTTGCTTTGCAGTCTGCACACCTACGGTTGTCCATGAGCTGTGCTTGTCTAAGCTGCTCTCGTGCTGCAAGCAGTGAGATTTTATTTGAGGGAGCCCCTGGTTCTTCACGTTCCCACGGCTGCTGATGTCCTTCCTGCCTGCTGGACATGACTGTGTCTTTCTTTTTACAGCACTGTTGCCCAACAAGGCAAGAATCCTCCAGCCAGTTCCTGATTTCGGACAACACTGGCCATCCTCTGCCTTGTCCTCAGCCCAGCTCCATGTACTCTAACCgcctggaggagggagaaaCCTGCTCAATCTGTGAAACTGCACAGATGCCTCTGCCTGCCTCTCCGTTTCAAATATCACGGTGCAGTACCTGAGCAGGCAAATCCTGCTGATGGGGTCAGGCCTGCCTTCGGAGATGTTTTAGGGAGCAGTTGTGTTTTTCTCTAGAGCGCTTTGCAAAAGGGAGATGAGATTGTTCTGCGTTTGTCCTGtcctgtcttttgttttttgttttttttctgatggcaGACTGCTATGAGGCATTTTTATGTCTACCTCTTGGTTACAGAAACCAAATCTCAAAAAAACTAGGTCTTGCTTTCAGTATGTTGTTGAGGACCATGTAAAAAGATGTGAAGTAGGCACACTTCAGCCTTGTTCAAGAGGCATTCTGCAAGAAGAGCTTTTCATGAGTTTGCCAGAAAGTTGCTGAGTTTGGTTTTAGTgagaacaataaaaagaaaaaacaagaaagtacTGTCTAAAGCTTTCCCCTCTTGCTCACTTAGGCTGGGGGGGAGGGTCTTGGAGCCTTCTGCCTCTGTGTGTTTCAAAGGGCTGGGAGCAAAACAGAGATAGGCAGATTTAGaacttctcaaaagaaaaataaactgtccTGCTCttcaaaaatagtaataaaaaaggcATTCTTCATCCTGTGTCAAACAATGCAAAGCAGAGATGTACACATAGCTTTGGAGATCACTTTAAAATGGATGTAATTTCAATGTTAATCTTTCCTTGGAACCAACAACTTTGCTCAGGATTTTGGTAAGAGTGCAGTTTTCTTGGGCTGTGGAGGAAAGTGGAGAAGAGACCTTGAAATTGAAGAAAGATGCTTAGTCTGGACTCTTCAAAGCCTAGTAAATAACACAAAACAGTGCTTGACCCAGTTCCCCCACCTAAAAGTACTCTGTTTTGTAGTCATGGGTTGTGCTCAGGATTGCAGATGTATTATCAGAATAATAATTTAGGACGTTAGAGGGGATCTTGGGtcagcagcctctctctgctctctgaaaCGCTTTACTGATTGCCAAATCACCAGAAGCTGTTGCTGGTGACTCACAATCCCAGTCTGGCAAAGTGTCACatcagagcagggctgcagcaacAGAGCAAGTTAACTCGGTTtgtatttcacaaaaataagcACTGCCTTTAGTACTTGCGCTTTCTGGCAGGAGGCCCTGGGGGCTCAGGACAGATGGCCAAGTGCTTTTGGGTTTTAGCAGAGGTTGCATCTTCTCAGTAAAAGAAGTGAAGAACATCAGGCCGTAGCTGCACAGATTTGTCTTCCATGGCTCTGCCGCTCTTCCGCTCTGAGCTCACTTGGCAGTTTAATGTAGCCAGACAGGGGGGAGAGCCAAAGTCGTCTTCCCCGTGGGAGGGCAGAGGATTGAAAAGCAGTCACTTCCCCCGTCTGATGAGGCTTCTCAACATGTGGGTTCTGATATGACCTATGTTAACCTCTAAATAGAAATGCAGATCttggccctgctgcctccagctgcctgcGATAAGCTGGGGCAAAACGGTCCCATTTCTGCTCACACTAGAGTTGAGTCCTTCCCAGAGGCTCCGGATTTCCGTGATAGTATATTCCTCATCTCCTGGGTGATGCTGTTCCATGGCTTGCACTGTGCCTGCAGGAGGCCTGACTCAGCCGAGAGCGTCCTGTGCGTTCGGGGCGGGTTGTATCTCTCCTTCTCGGAGTGAGGCCCGGGGCTCCCCGAGGAAGTGAGgttgctgctggctgcagagtCCAGCTGGGATTTGCGCTCtaggaaaggagggaaggaaaattCCCGGTGGATCTcaggccggggccggggtgcAACCGTGTTCTTGTTGTTCGGATCATTGGCAGAGGCTTCACCACATTGGGCAGAGTCGTTCTCATAGAGGGTGTGAGAGACCTCAGAGCGGCTG
This sequence is a window from Rhea pennata isolate bPtePen1 chromosome 27, bPtePen1.pri, whole genome shotgun sequence. Protein-coding genes within it:
- the BORCS8 gene encoding BLOC-1-related complex subunit 8 isoform X2, translating into MEEPEMQLKVKKVTDKFTESMYVLANEPSVALYRLQEHVRRSLPELAQHKHCCPTRQESSSQFLISDNTGHPLPCPQPSSMYSNRLEEGETCSICETAQMPLPASPFQISRCST